In Sebastes umbrosus isolate fSebUmb1 chromosome 7, fSebUmb1.pri, whole genome shotgun sequence, the sequence ttattattaaaggctTAAATCTTTTATATGTAATATGATCTTTTAGTTCTCTTGAGTTCTGACGTCATCAGTTTGTGTAGTTCCGTGTTTTTGCTGCTTCCAGGACTCTGAAACAGAGATTTATTTTATAAGACAGgcttttttttagtgaaatcTATTCTTGAACAGGTGAACATGCATTAAatgcaataattaaaatatgtttcGTTAAAGTCAGTCAGAGTTTTACAAAGAGAAACGTTTAAAAACCTCCGAGCGGAGCAGGTTGCAGCACAGAGGGGATCAACGCTGCCTTCAGGTGCAGATTTGTGAACATGAAGATGttcagtctgctgctgcagggagGAAACACCGGGGGGATCTATGTGAATGGAAGAATttgcagagagtgtgtgtgtgtgtgtgtgtgtgtgtgtgtgtgtgtgtgtgtgtgtgtgtgtgtgtgtgtgtgtgtgtgtgtgtgtgtgtgtgtgtgtgtgtaatatatCCTCCCGCATGCATGAATGAGGGCTGCAGTACGTCAGCATCAGTGTGAACCGttcagcttgtgtgtgtttgtttatgtacaCAAACGTTTGTGCATCATCAAGAATGTGTGTGACGTTGACAgcaagtgtttctgtgtgtgtgtgtgtgtgtgtgtgtgttggggggggaaTGCAGGAGCGTGCACGTCAGTGAGCGTGCATGTGACGGTCAAAAGACCGTTTATTTACAGGGATGGAAAATGCTAAAATTAGCCGATGTTGCTGGACAATACACTTCACCCGTCAGCTGAGCTAAAAGTGTTCtgccctatgtgtgtgtgtgtgtgtgtgtgtgtgtgtgtgtgtgtgtgtgtaggtgtgcgtgtgtgtaggtgtgtgtgcgtgcactaAGGCTTTGTGTGTTCACACTGGAAAAGAGAcaaattgaactgaactgaaaccaGTTTATATTCAGACTAAAACAGTCTGATTTTGAAGTGTGCTGTTGATGGACTACTGtacccacaatgcattgcaCAAAGGAAGTGATGAGGATCTGATCacagctacaaaaaaaaaaattacaaaaaactggaagaataataaaaactaaattctcTGTTGAAGTAAatccaaaagtaaaagtcctcattctgcagaataatatctattattttattgtattataattattgacgcattaatgtgtttatcactttaatgttacagctggtgaaggtggagatacttttcattattttttagacattttacaaatttttgtctgataatttattaatttatttttctgatattttatttgtattttaaggAACTTATATTTCATTAATATTTTAAGCATATTTTAGTAatgttttttcagatttttacaAATAATTCTTAGGATATTTTACGGatattattttggatatttttaaaaaattgtctgatacttaactaatattttttgttgtttaatatttttctaattcttttgtagtattttatttgttcatcactttaatgttacagctgctaaaaggtggagctacttttagttattttttggatattttacaatttttgtCTGATAATTCTTTTACatgtttctgatattttatttgtattttaaggATATTATTCCTATGTtactcatatttttttaatatttcaaggctattttactaatattagaatattttacagatattatttttttatatttaaaacaatgtctgatactttaatatttttattttggggatattttacttttttaaaatatattttactaatatattttttaaatatttcacaaataTTTAAAGGACATTTTACTATAtgtttcagtagagacattaaatatgacaatagaatagaaatcatttagttttactttgtaGTTTctggcgtctggtcgtctcttTCAGTCCAACATGGAGCTGATGTGAACATGGATCCAAAtactgactttcacttcttattaaTAAACCGTacgttgtttgtttgtttgtgcccCAACTCAGCTCATGTGTTGTCAGGTagccgtgacctctgacctctgacctctgacctctcaccTTTTCATCATATTAAAACACTGTAATAATtacacttttatattataatataatatcaggCTTATTCAGCTTCAGAACAAACAGGCGGTGCTTCATCACAAAGTGACAGCTCCGTGTTTTATTAAGGTTTTATTGAGATTAACAGATGactcatgttgttgttgttgttgttgttgttgttgttgttgttgtttcagatgCAGTTCTGCGGCCGTTTGCTGGTTTCCTGTCTGCTCTTCATCACTTTGCTCCACGGCGACGTCGACGGCTTCAGAGTCCGACAACAGCCCGCCCGGgtcagaacacacacacgcacgcacgcacgcacgcacgcacgcacgcacgcacgcacgcacgcacgcacgcacgcacacacacacacacacacacacactacttaCTGAAGTACACGTTGGAGGTACTCATGTATTatgctgatgtattattatagattaaaccagcagcagtatataaagtcattaaaagttaCCAGCTgacacattaaagtgatgaacacataaaatatccccaaagtattagaaaaatatgccaaaaatattattttctttttaaatatcccaaataatatcagtaaaatatccttaaaatattagtgaaatactttaaaaaaaatatgagtaaaatatccttaaaatacaaataaattagcAGAAAAAGACgtataaaatgtgtgataaatatttgttaaatatcccaaaaataattgaaatgaGCCCcttctttaccagctgcaacattaaagtgatgaacaaataaaatatgccaaaaataggaaaatatcccaaaaatattattaaagtaTCAGACAATTTCttttaaatatctaaaataatattagtaaaatgtccgaaaaacattagtaaatattcttaaaatgttagtgaaatatttcaaaaaataatagtaaaatattcttaaaatacaagtaaaatatcagaaaaatattaataaattatcagacacaaatatgtgaaaaatatttgcaaaatatccaaaaaataattaaaagtatctccacctttaccagctgtaacattaaagtgatgaacaaatataatatcacaaaatatagtaaaatatcccaaaaatattagtaaagtatCAGACGTTTATATTAATGCccaaaataatatcagtaaaatatcctaagaaatatttgtaaaatgtctgaaaatattagtaaaatgttttaaaaaatattagtaaaatatacttaaaatacaagtaaaatatcagaaaaaatgttaataaattatcagacaaaaatgtgtaaaacataGGAAAAATCAAATGTAGCTCCACCTTTAGCAGCTGCAACATTTAagtgatgaacaaataaaatatcccaaaaatctttagtaaaatatcccaaataaataataaaatatcccaaaaatctTTAGTAAAGTATccaaaaaacatttgtaaaagATCCTTAAAATATTGgttaaatatttcaaacaatattagtaaaatatccttAAAGTACAAGAAAagtatcagaaaaatattaataaattatcagacaaaaatgtgtaaaatgtatacaaaacatttgtaaaatataaaaaaaaaataagtaaaagtagcTCCACCGTCACCAGTTTTCTGCgtaataagtacttttactcttAGTACTTTAAGTCGATGTTGATACTGATACTTTTGTACTGTTACTAGTGTCTATTTTTATGCCGTGGTATTGTTACTTTCACTGCAGTAAATGATCTGAGTCCTTCTTCAGTCGCTGGATAACACACATGAGGGATTAGCCCAGACCGTTTGCAGTAGTCTCGTACTGACGCAGCAGATCAGACCGCGTCCTATCAAATCATCCCGAGGGCCAAAACAAGCGTCCCCTCCCTCCGAGGGCCCCCGAGCCGCTATCGGGTGATGAAACATCATCAGATCAAACCTCGGAGGGCTGAGCGGCTGCAGGGAGACGGACCCGAAGGTGTCTTCTGTTTAGTCTGGACGACATCTGATCGTGTGACTCATCGGAGGCTGCGGGGCGGACAGGAAGTCAGAAACTGCTCGCTGTCGGGGTCGTGATGTAAGAGGTGATTCACCGCATGCAGTCCTGACGTATGAAAACACCGGGCGAGGTGGAGCCGCTGAGCCGCTGAGCCGCTGAGCAGGGTGGCCTTCCTCTGCTGAGGTCAATGTTTTCTATACGGAGACTCCCTTATGGAAAATAAAATACGGAGGAGCAGTCGGGTTAGTTTCACACAGCGGTGGGAGAAGTTCTCACATCGCTTACAAATATAAGAAATACATTATTACAATTAAAGGAGAAatacttaaagggccagtgtgtgaTTGCGTCTGAAATCCTAACGTGATATTtagtaaaacagtatgtgagatgtTTTAGTATATCCAAACCGTAGGATGAAAACAGCAGTCTGTGAATTGTGAactgtttccagtgagatattacaGCACgcaacactggacactacggcggcaatAAAATCAGTATGTCCAGACATTTTAGTTCATATCCCTATCTCCGTCCTATCCTTATGTTCCAGCGTTTCGACCGACCCGCCTCGAGGGCTCCGGCGGCTCTTCGGTCCCGTCCTGGAGGGGTGAAGGCCGGGGAGGAGCTGACGGCGAAGCTGCTCCGATTGGACGATCTGGTGAGGATGGAGAATGATGTCATGGAaccaaagaggaagaggagtttcCCCGGCAACAGCGCCCCGCTGGACCGCCTGTCGGTCAGCTCCATGGAGACCAAACAGGGAACAACCAAGCAGAGGTAGGATGATGTCTTTTATATTCAGCAGGGCAGGAAGTTAACAACCCAAAACCTGAAATTAAAGAACTGTAtgagtctttcttttgtttttttcatgagaaaaacatcatagtatagatgtggaaacatttatgaaaaaagatcattgtatagtatgtcgaaaaaatgtatgaaaaaaaacgtcattgtATGTCgttaaatttcatgaaaaaacagtcagtatattatatcgacaaattttataaaaaaaaacgtcattagTGTctcgaagaatttcatgaaaaaaacgttatagcatagtatgtcagaaaaaaaacaaaaaaagtcatattatagtatgttgaaaattgtatgaaaaaaacgtcataataGTATGAcgaattttttttgacatactatactatgttttttcatgaaatctttcgacataccaGCCCCGTCCTCCAGAACCTCCACCGGCTTCACTGTCCCATAACGGACCCATTCAACGTCCTTCTTCTCCCTCACATAGCGCTCCATAGCCAGACCCCCTTCCTACCTCACACTCCTTCCTGCAGCCTCCGCTCCTCTGACGCCAGCTTCCTGTCTCCACCACACCGCACCTTTAGTTATTTAAGTTCTATGAAAAGCGCTCtataaatgcattattattattatcattaataatttAATCACCTTTCCGTCGTCCTTTTTTCTGTTTAGCAGTAAGGTCGTGGAGTTGCCACGGCGACGAGTCAATCCGCCTCCCATCGACAGGATCGGAATGAGTCGTCTACCAAACAGTCGAGGATAGGCCACGCCCCCCTCCATATGACagcccgcccccccccccctacagCCAGCGCCCTCCTCTGGACAGGTGAGTCCACGCTTCCATGTCGGCGTTACAtcattaaaaacactgaaatggtcctttaaatcattttcccgcctctttctgtctctgcagaGGAATCACCACAGATGCATGAAAACACAGCCAATCACCAACCGCCACGCCCACGCCCACCTCCACCTGTCAGTCATCCACGCCCACCTCCACCTGTCAGTCATCCACGCCCACCTCCACCTGGACACCccccaaccacacacacagcgaTGAATGTCTCATGATGGTGCATTCAGGTGCCCCTCGGTGAATTCATCACCCGTGTCTGAGAATGACCGAATGATCCGACGTTTCCTGATCAGAGTTCATGTTTCTGTCTTAATAAGAAACTTTTACTAAATCTGCCTTTAGATTCTAGAAACTGAACTCAAATATCTGAATGATTAGAAATCTCTTTCTTCAGTAACTCCATTCATCATTTCTGTCCTGAATTAACAGCTGTGGTTTAAAAAGAGATTTCTTCAGCAGGTTTTGAATTTAAATTTGGTAAATTACTGAAATACTTAACATGAGtgtatattattctgaaacAGGCCTCTGGTCCAGACCGGACTCTATGAGCACTAACACTGTGCATGttgatgctgatactgtggTGCTTCTATTGAAGTTAAAGTATCTGGTATTACTACTTTCACTTCAGTAAATAATCTGAGTATTT encodes:
- the ostn gene encoding osteocrin isoform X3, giving the protein MQFCGRLLVSCLLFITLLHGDVDGFRVRQQPARRFDRPASRAPAALRSRPGGVKAGEELTAKLLRLDDLVRMENDVMEPKRKRSFPGNSAPLDRLSVSSMETKQGTTKQSSKVVELPRRRVNPPPIDRIGMSRLPNSRG
- the ostn gene encoding osteocrin isoform X1 → MLLLLLLLLLLLLFQMQFCGRLLVSCLLFITLLHGDVDGFRVRQQPARRFDRPASRAPAALRSRPGGVKAGEELTAKLLRLDDLVRMENDVMEPKRKRSFPGNSAPLDRLSVSSMETKQGTTKQSSKVVELPRRRVNPPPIDRIGMSRLPNSRG
- the ostn gene encoding osteocrin isoform X2, with product MLLLLLLLLLLLLFQMQFCGRLLVSCLLFITLLHGDVDGFRVRQQPARRFDRPASRAPAALRSRPGGVKAGEELTAKLLRLDDLVRMENDVMEPKRKRSFPGNSAPLDRLSVSSMETKQGTTKQSKVVELPRRRVNPPPIDRIGMSRLPNSRG